From the genome of Sulfurirhabdus autotrophica, one region includes:
- a CDS encoding NAD(P)/FAD-dependent oxidoreductase yields MTHVVIAGAGIAGVPAAYAIKNRLGPQDKVTVVSDKDYFHFVPSNPWVAMGWRDTKDISFPIGRCLADRGIDFIPKALKKVDGANNQVELVDGTKLAYDFLILATGPKPAFDEIEGLDPDKGYVHSVVHMEDAHKSFTDYQEFVKNPGPIVIGAVQNSSIIGPVYEFAFLVDADLRRRNIRDRVPITLITPEPYVGHLGLGIESDTRRLLEEALAARNITYLTNVKTKKIESGVVHIAECDALGNEARTSDVPFAYSVYWAAFRGIHALRDSTGLTDERGFVKTDEYLRSTAYPNIYAVGVCGAHPSVSKSPLPLGAPDSVYTIQNEVDAAVRNIEATLKGEALTSPAPIRAKWLTDMSKSGALYHSEPQIPLRNINWLKEGKWVHLAKVDFENYFINKIKLKPATAGVPVSSHIATLMRKLQTPEGESAKVSVSSRAATRPLAVPVKKDFDYDLRALSQTLGQEEHALAAALLESALRDAKSLLAGVKLDDMQKFRHDLMIADLPENQPGVEFHGGGT; encoded by the coding sequence ATGACACATGTAGTAATTGCAGGAGCAGGTATAGCAGGGGTTCCTGCAGCTTACGCCATCAAAAACAGGCTAGGCCCGCAGGATAAGGTCACAGTGGTTTCAGATAAGGATTATTTTCATTTTGTACCGTCCAACCCATGGGTTGCCATGGGGTGGCGAGATACGAAAGACATCTCGTTTCCTATTGGCCGCTGTCTGGCAGATCGAGGTATCGATTTTATCCCTAAAGCGCTGAAAAAAGTGGATGGTGCCAATAACCAGGTAGAACTGGTAGATGGCACAAAGCTGGCTTACGATTTCCTGATACTGGCTACAGGCCCTAAGCCGGCGTTTGATGAAATTGAAGGACTGGACCCCGACAAAGGCTATGTTCACTCTGTTGTACACATGGAAGATGCCCATAAATCCTTTACGGACTATCAGGAGTTTGTGAAAAATCCTGGCCCGATTGTGATTGGAGCAGTACAAAACTCATCGATCATTGGCCCTGTGTATGAATTTGCTTTTCTGGTCGATGCTGATCTGCGCCGTCGCAATATTCGGGACCGTGTACCAATTACACTGATCACCCCTGAACCCTATGTAGGGCACCTCGGTTTGGGTATAGAAAGTGATACGCGCCGCTTACTGGAAGAAGCACTTGCCGCCCGGAATATTACCTATCTCACCAATGTAAAAACCAAAAAGATAGAGTCGGGTGTGGTGCATATTGCAGAATGCGATGCACTGGGAAATGAAGCCCGTACAAGTGATGTGCCTTTCGCCTATTCTGTTTATTGGGCCGCTTTCCGAGGTATTCATGCGCTTCGCGATAGCACCGGCCTGACTGATGAACGTGGTTTTGTGAAAACGGATGAATACCTGCGCAGTACTGCCTACCCTAATATCTACGCAGTGGGCGTGTGCGGCGCACATCCTTCCGTATCCAAATCACCGTTACCATTAGGCGCGCCTGATTCCGTTTATACCATTCAAAATGAAGTGGATGCCGCTGTGCGTAACATAGAAGCAACGCTGAAAGGGGAGGCGCTCACCAGTCCAGCACCTATCCGTGCCAAGTGGCTGACTGACATGTCCAAATCCGGTGCACTGTATCATTCAGAGCCACAGATTCCACTACGCAACATCAATTGGCTCAAAGAAGGTAAATGGGTGCATCTCGCCAAAGTGGATTTTGAAAACTACTTCATCAACAAGATCAAACTTAAACCCGCAACCGCTGGCGTCCCCGTATCAAGCCATATCGCAACGCTAATGCGGAAACTGCAAACCCCTGAGGGTGAAAGCGCTAAAGTTTCTGTGAGTTCGCGTGCTGCAACAAGGCCGTTGGCAGTGCCGGTTAAAAAAGACTTTGATTACGATCTACGGGCATTATCGCAAACTCTGGGCCAGGAAGAGCACGCACTTGCGGCAGCCTTGTTAGAGTCTGCTCTGCGTGATGCAAAATCCTTACTGGCAGGGGTTAAACTGGATGATATGCAAAAATTCCGGCATGACCTGATGATAGCGGATTTGCCGGAGAATCAACCGGGGGTTGAGTTTCACGGTGGAGGAACATAA